One window of the Podospora pseudocomata strain CBS 415.72m chromosome 7, whole genome shotgun sequence genome contains the following:
- a CDS encoding hypothetical protein (EggNog:ENOG503P42Q; COG:I), which produces MSSTPYSPLDGISHPYYPPDATVPFYTANTTPLLTILLSFAGLISLFVLICLTLSRYANPKLQQSDLAVIAWFAVCGFLHLFFEGYFVLNHKTIPSSQYLFAQLWKEYGLSDSRYLTADPFMVWIETLTVLIWGPLSLLTIYLITTNQHALRHITQVVVCIGHLYGVALYYGTCHYIEKYRGLQYSRPEWVYYWGYYAGMNAPWAVVPVLLLWGSVKEIKRAFRAVQEDDIAKKGL; this is translated from the exons TCGACGGGATCAGCCACCCTTACTACCCCCCCGACGCCACCGTCCCCTTTTACACAGCCAACACAACCCCCTTGCTCAcaatcctcctctcctttgCGGGTCTCATATCCCTCTTCGTTTTGATATGTCTCACCCTCTCAAGATATGCCAACCCCAAGCTTCAGCAGTCCGATCTAGCCGTGATAGCCTGGTTCGCAGTTT GCggcttcctccacctcttttTCGAAGGTTACTTCGTCCTCAACCACAAAACCATACCCAGCTCCCAGTACCTCTTCGCGCAGCTCTGGAAAGAATACGGCCTGAGCGACTCCCGGTATCTAACCGCTGATCCATTCATGGTTTGGATCGAGACCCTCACCGTC TTAATCTGGGGCCCCCTATCCCTTCTCACAATCtacctcatcaccacaaaccaACACGCCCTCCGCCACATCACCCAGGTGGTGGTCTGCATCGGCCATTTGTACGGCGTTGCCCTCTACTATGGGACGTGTCACTACATCGAAAAGTACCGAGGCCTGCAGTACAGCAGGCCGGAGTGGGTTTACTACTGGGGGTACTATGCCGGCATGAACGCGCCTTGGGCGGTCGTGCCtgttttgttgctgtgggGGAGCGTAAAGGAGATCAAGCGGGCTTTCAGAGCTGTTCAGGAAGATGATATTGCCAAGAAGGGCCTGTAA